In Beijerinckia indica subsp. indica ATCC 9039, the genomic window AAGATGATGAAAGGCGCTTGCCGTTCAAGCGCCTGCTGCATGCCAGTGATGACAGCCTCCCCGGCCGCCATGCCGAGAGAACCGCCGAGAAAGGCGAAATCCTGCACCGCCACGACCGCATCGAGGCCTTGTAACTTGCCATAAGCCAATTTGACCGCATCCGGCGCGCCGGTCTTCTGACGATATTCCTTGATACGGTCGGTATAGCGTTTGACATCGCGGAATTTCAGCGGATCGAGCGGGACCTCCGGCGTCGGGATCGTCTCATAGACTCCTTCGTCGAATAGAGCATCGAGCCGCGGCTTGGGCGCGATATACATATGATAACCCGACCCCGGAATGACGAAAAGATTGGCTTCCAGATCCTTATGGAAAACCAGTTCGCCGCTTTCCGGGCATTTGATCCAGAGATTTTCCGGCGTATCGCGCCGCAGGAAGGACCTGATTTTCGGCGGAACGACATTGGAAATCCAATTCATTGCGGTTCTCTCGGCGATTGTCTCGGGTTACGCTCTCGGAGCGACTCAATTTTGTGCGCGCAGTCAGGCTGCTGCTGCTGCGCTCCGCACACCTTCGGCGAGTTCCGCCACAAGCTTTTCCACAGTGCCTATGCAGGCCGGTGTCGCCCTGCCCTCGCCATCGAGCGAGGCTCGCAAAGCATCGACAATGGCTGACCCCACGACAACGGCATCGGCATGGCACGCGATCGTACGCGCGCTTTCCGCCGTCTTGACGCCGAAACCAACGGCAACTGGTAGATTCGTATGCGCCTTGATGCCGGCAACCGCGGAAGCAACCTTGCTGTAATCAGGGACCCCTGCGCCTGTGATCCCAGTGATCGACACATAATAGAGGAAACCCGACGTATTGGCGAGCACGGCAGGCAGGCGCACAGCATCGGTCGTTGGTGTGGCAAGCCGGATAAAATTCAGCCCGGCCGCCCGCGCCGGAAGGCATAGTTCCTCATCCTCCTCGGGAGGCAGATCGACGACGATGAGACCATCCACGCCGACTTCCTTGGCCCGGTTCAGGAAAGCCTCCACCCCGAAGATATAGATCGGATTATAATAGCCCATCAAAATGATTGGGGTTGTCGCGTCCTTCGCGCGGAAAGCCGCGACCATGTCGAGGGTCTTGCGCAAGGTCATCCCAGCCTTGAGCGCCCGCAAGCCCGCCGCCTGGATCGCCGGCCCATCAGCCATGGGATCGGTGAAAGGCATGCCGACCTCGAGCACATCCGCACCCGCCCGCACCAGGGCGTGCAAAATCTCGAGAGAAGTCGACAGATCCGGATCGCCGGCCATCACGAAAGTCACAAGCCCGGCACGGCCGGCCTTGGCCAATTCCTCGAAGCGGCGATCGATGCGTGTGGGCATGAAATGGATTCACCTCTGAACAGGCACTCTCGTGCGACAGATTTCTCCCCCTTGTCCCTCCAGGCACGAATTGGGAGTTTGCTGTTTGTCGTTAAAACCAAATCCTCTGCAAGGAAACAGATTTTGCGATCGACGTCCCCCGATTAGTCAGCCCCTGCGCCGAGACGGGCCGCCCATTGCTCACGTCTGTTTAGACGTTTCCGAGCCCTTGTCTTTCAAGTAGCATCAAAAAAGGTAGGTCTAACCCTTGGATCGAGACGTTCGCACCAGAGCGAGAATGTCCGAAGCGGTCTTCGCCAAAGCCTGTGCAATATCGGGATAATGCATATGCATCGCGAGGCGCGAGAGATGATCGACATCAGCGGCGAGATAGAGCATTTCGAGCAAACGTTCGTCGGTGGACATATCTCGATCGCAATCGGAAAAATCGTCTTCATGGGCCACGGGCAACCTCAAATGGATTATTCAATATAATTTATCAACATAACGTGCATAATATATAATATGGAAATTCATTAATAAAAGCTACATTTTATACTATAATTAATGCATTATTCATTAATATACTCTGCAACAATAAAAATTGTCTGGATGGATTTACGATAATAATGTATTTTTATAAAATTGGACAATTCATCGACAAATTTTGTCGGATTTATATTTTGACATATTCAATTTAAGCCATAGAAAATCACATTGCTTGATGAAATTATAAGGAGAACATAACATGTGAACAGATATGAACTTATCATAATACTGAAGTATAAAATGTTAAAGTTAAATTTGCGCAACACTATAGGTTTTCGAAAATACATCATGAATCGAAAAGCTTCGGAGCCGGCATTTTTTATCATTACATAGTGAAGAGAGCAAATTATTCAAATCAGCTGAATCAAGAAATAAGCGGGACCTTAAGCATAGACTATCAAACCCTGAACAAATGCTGAATTCGGCTGATCAGCCGCGATAATCTTGTGCCCAAGGATCGCGGATAGCGCTCCGGCGTGTTCCACTTAGAATCTCTTCGGCAAAGAACATTCTGGTCACAGGCGCCCGCCCATGGCTCCCGCCTTAAGGCCTACGCTTATTCTCGATGTCCAATTGTACATCAGATTGATCCCAAAAGTGATGCCCAATCAGATGGAACAAGGCCGCAGGTCCATCTGATTGGATCGCTGCTGATGGCACTAGCCAACTGGCGCCAGATAATCGGCGACCGTGAAAATGTCTTTGTCACCACGGCCTGAAATATTGACCACCAAAAGATGATCACGCGGCTTTGAGGGCGCGACTTCGACCACCTTCGCCAAGGCATGAGCCGGCTCCAGCGCCGGGATGATTCCCTCGAGCTTTGCGCAAAGCTGAAAGGCGTCCAAGGCCTCATCGTCTCGGGCCGAGAGATAGGTGACGCGGCCGGTCTCCTTCAACCATGCGTGTTCCGGGCCGATCCCCGGATAATCCAGCCCCGCCGAGATCGAGTGGCCTTCTTCGATCTGACCATCCGCGTCCATGAGAAGATAAGTCCGATTACCGTGCAAGACGCCAGGCCGTCCACCCGCTAGCGAGGCGGCATGTTGCTTGTCGAGGCCGAAACCCGCCGCCTCGACCCCGTAAATCTCCACATTCGGCTCGTCGAGAAAGGGATGAAACAGGCCGATTGCATTGGAACCGCCGCCAATGCAGGCAAAAAGCGAGTCGGGAAGCCGCCCCTCGCGTTCCAGCATTTGCGTGCGAGTTTCCTCGCCGATCACGCATTGGAAATCACGCACCATGGCTGGATAAGGATGCGGACCCGCCGCCGTGCCAATGCAATAGAATGTATCGGTGACATTGGTCACCCAGTCACGCAAGGCCTCGTTCATCGCATCCTTCAGGGTTCGTGCTCCCGATTGCACGGGCACAACCTTGGCACCCAAAAGGTTCATGCGAAAGACATTGGGCTTTTGCCGTTCGACGTCGACCGCGCCCATATAGATCACGCATTCGAGGCCGAAGCGCGCGCAGGCCGTGGCGGTCGCTACGCCATGCTGGCCGGCCCCCGTCTCGGCGATGATGCGCGTCTTGCCCATCCGCCGCGCCAAGAGAATCTGGCCGAGCACATTATTGATCTTATGCGCGCCCGTATGGTTCAGCTCCTCGCGCTTGAAATAGACCTTGGCGCCTCCCCTGCCACCGGCGTGCGCCGCAATAGCACGCACATGTTCGGTCAAACGCTCAGCGTAATAAAGAGGGCTCGGCCTGCCGACATAATGCGTCAGAAGACCATCGAGCTCCGCCTTGAAGGCGGGATCGACGCGTGCCAGCGCATAATGCTTTTCGAGATCGAGAATCAGCGGCATCAAGGTTTCGGCGACGAATCGACCACCAAAAATGCCGAAATGCCCTCTCTCATCCGGGCCCGAGCGATAGGAATTGAGAGGTTCGTGGGGCATGGTTTGATCCTGTTTCCTTCTTCGCCCCTCCTTTGTTCAGTCGGGGCGTTTGCAACCCTAGCCAATGGGCTTGGATCGAGAAAATAGCTTCTCGTCAAATAGATTAGAGCCTTTTCATGATCCAGCCTGTCATGAAAAGGCTCTAGAGCATCTCATCCTAAAATGGATCACCCTTTTAGGATCAATCTGATCCGCTTTCGAAGATCGAGAGCATCAGATGGCAGATCGATCCGAACGTCTGGTGCTCTAAACCGCATGTCTCACGCACATGAGCATATGCGCGCTTTTTACCGCGAAGCGAAGCAGAACATTTCGAAGAAGCTGCGGAGAAGTTCAAGTCGATTTCTTGTCCCGGTCTTGGCCATCAAGCGTCCCATATGCGTCCGCAAGGTCGAGGCAGACACGCCAAGCTTCGCAGCGACCAATGTCAGCGACTCACTGTGAATGAGTTCCCCCAGGATTGCGATCTCGATCGACGTTAAGGAATAAGCATCGGCAAAACTTTGCATCCGAGTGGAAAGATCATGCTGCGGATTGACCAGGAAAAGCGCGGCAACGGGCCGTGCCCGATGGGCCACCATCGCCGCCGTCTTTTCCTGAAGGGGCAAGACATGCACGCGGATGGGCTGATCCGAACCGCGGCGCGGGAGCTCGAGCATTGTGGTGAGCGGATCGGTCAAGGCCCGCGGGTCGACACAGGCGCGCACCATGGCCGCAAGTCGGGAGGTCAGGGTCGTTGCCTCCGCGACGAGTTCACCTCGAATG contains:
- the accD gene encoding acetyl-CoA carboxylase, carboxyltransferase subunit beta, producing the protein MNWISNVVPPKIRSFLRRDTPENLWIKCPESGELVFHKDLEANLFVIPGSGYHMYIAPKPRLDALFDEGVYETIPTPEVPLDPLKFRDVKRYTDRIKEYRQKTGAPDAVKLAYGKLQGLDAVVAVQDFAFLGGSLGMAAGEAVITGMQQALERQAPFIIFTASGGARMQEGMFSLMQMPRTTLMVQALREARLPYIVVLTHPTTGGVSASYAMLGDIQVAEPGAVIGFAGARVIEQTIHEHLPEGFQRAEYLQAHGMVDMVVRRHDLPAVLARLCAFLTNSPRRAPIPA
- the trpB gene encoding tryptophan synthase subunit beta, with translation MPHEPLNSYRSGPDERGHFGIFGGRFVAETLMPLILDLEKHYALARVDPAFKAELDGLLTHYVGRPSPLYYAERLTEHVRAIAAHAGGRGGAKVYFKREELNHTGAHKINNVLGQILLARRMGKTRIIAETGAGQHGVATATACARFGLECVIYMGAVDVERQKPNVFRMNLLGAKVVPVQSGARTLKDAMNEALRDWVTNVTDTFYCIGTAAGPHPYPAMVRDFQCVIGEETRTQMLEREGRLPDSLFACIGGGSNAIGLFHPFLDEPNVEIYGVEAAGFGLDKQHAASLAGGRPGVLHGNRTYLLMDADGQIEEGHSISAGLDYPGIGPEHAWLKETGRVTYLSARDDEALDAFQLCAKLEGIIPALEPAHALAKVVEVAPSKPRDHLLVVNISGRGDKDIFTVADYLAPVG
- the trpA gene encoding tryptophan synthase subunit alpha — encoded protein: MPTRIDRRFEELAKAGRAGLVTFVMAGDPDLSTSLEILHALVRAGADVLEVGMPFTDPMADGPAIQAAGLRALKAGMTLRKTLDMVAAFRAKDATTPIILMGYYNPIYIFGVEAFLNRAKEVGVDGLIVVDLPPEEDEELCLPARAAGLNFIRLATPTTDAVRLPAVLANTSGFLYYVSITGITGAGVPDYSKVASAVAGIKAHTNLPVAVGFGVKTAESARTIACHADAVVVGSAIVDALRASLDGEGRATPACIGTVEKLVAELAEGVRSAAAAA